Within the Peptococcus niger genome, the region TGTGCCAATGGACCAACGATGTGAACGTTGTGGGGGAAACCGGGAAACTGAACCAGGTTGAGGCAACTGCCGCAGGCGCCGGTTTTGGGTTCATCGCAGCCGTAGTAAAGGGTGTGGATGCGGGCCATGACCAGGGCGCCGGCGCACATGGGGCAAGGTTCATGGGTGACGTAAAGGTCACAATCCTTTAATTGCCAGCTGCCGAGTGCTTTTCCGGCTTCTCGGAGGGCGATGATTTCCGCGTGGGCGGTGGGGTCATGGTGGGCTTCGCGCAAATTATGGGCACGTGCGATGATTTGATCTCGCAGGACAATGACGCAACCGACGGGAACATCGCCGCTGAGAAGGGATTTTTCCGCTTCTATGATGGCTTCGTTTAAGAATTGTAGATGCTTGCTCATAAGGCCCCTCCTGAGAGTTCCGTAATATCATAGCGAAGGATGATTTTTTTGTCAAGTTTCAAGGCTGATACGGATGGGTATATGTTTGACTGTAAGCTGATTTGCAAAACATGCCCCTGAGATGTTTTTAGGGTGGCGTGGTCACATAGGATAGGAGGAATAGCATGGCTAAAGAGGTAAAGGAAGCGATGCTTTGGCGTCGTTCTAATTATGATTTAACGCCTAAATTGCCGATTTCAGATGCGGCATTGCAGGCATTGCTTAAGACGGTTGCGGAAGCGGCGCCATCGCCGATGAATGTCCAGAGTGGGCGCTTGGTTTTATTGCTGGGTGATCGGCATAAAAAACTGTGGGAAATTGTTCGCGAAACCTTGCGCCGGGTGGTCAATGATGCGGAGGCCTTTAAAGCGACGGAGGCAAAGATAGAGGGCTTTGCGGCCGGTTACGGCACGATTCTGTATTATAATTTACCCCAGAAGATCACAGACTTACAGGAAAAATATCCGACTTATGCGCATAACTTTCCGCGCTGGGCGGATCAGGTCCAGGGCGTCCTCTTACAATCGGTTTGGACGGCGCTGGCCGGAGAAGGCATTGCGGCCAATATTCAGCATTACAATCCGCTGATTGATGAAGCGGTAGCCGAGGCTTTTGATATTCCGTCAGATTGGGAGTTGATCGGGCAAATGCCCTTCGGCCTTCCCGGGAGCCTACCGGAACCGCGGGAGACGGATGAGTTGTTGACGGTTCGGGCATAGACATATTGGTTCAAGCTCTGCGCATGCGTAGGGCTTTTTTATTTTGGGGCAGCGGGCCCTTTGGCCATTAGGCGTTAAGGACTTTGATGGCGGTGGTGACTGCTTTTGACTGTTGGCGGATTTGCTCAGCAATGCGGGCGTACTGGCAGGCAGTTTCTGTGGACTTTGCCAGTGGCGGCACCTGGGCCTTGCTGCCATCAGGATAAACGGCGACATAGGTGACAAAGCCAATGGCGGCAAGAATCGCCGGGCCTTGTTCCGGAACAATTTCACCGTAGACGATGGCGTCCATGGAGCTGCTGCCGGTGTCGATGATAGTTGCGGTGAAGCGGATCAAATCGTCCAAGAGTGGCGATTGTAAAAAGCGAATGTCGTGGAAAGCGGCGGTGAAGACTTTCTTGCCGTGCTGCCGGTCGGTCTTGCCCTGGTTGGCCCAACTGTGGCAGCAGGTACCGGTGGCATCGTCCATGTAGGTCATGATGACGCCGCCGTGCATGGTTTGATTGGGGTTCATGTCGGCGGCGGTGACCTGGTAATAGAATTCTCTGGTGCTGATGTTTCGATAAAGAGCCATAAGACGCCTCCAAAAGAGTTTATATTTTTGCCTTACTTGAGCCTCGGCTTGCCAAAAGAAAAGGGGCAAACAAAAAACCACCGGCTATACCGGTGAGGGTCAAGAAGCCTCAGATGTTAAGATAAGAGGGGCACCAACCACCCTATCCAAACAAAGAGACAAATTCAAATGAATAATAAAAGTCTATCACATACCTGGTGGAATTGTAACCATCATATTGGCCTTGACCTCAGTGGCCTTGGCATGAAATAAATGGGGAAATAAGACAAATAGACGAGGACCTTCTTGCAAGCTAGTATAGCGGGGGCCTTTAAAGGGCGTATCACTCCGGTTGCAGGCGAGCAGGATAAGATGCCGTGCTGATCATTTCAGGGCAGGCGGCCTTTTCCTTTTTAGGGATGGTGCGATCGGCCGGTTAAGCCGGTGGGGCTTAGACTTTTTCTGCCTTGACAAGTAAAAATGCCA harbors:
- a CDS encoding nucleoside deaminase, translating into MSKHLQFLNEAIIEAEKSLLSGDVPVGCVIVLRDQIIARAHNLREAHHDPTAHAEIIALREAGKALGSWQLKDCDLYVTHEPCPMCAGALVMARIHTLYYGCDEPKTGACGSCLNLVQFPGFPHNVHIVGPLAQEKCAALTRRFFAAKRR
- a CDS encoding nitroreductase family protein, which encodes MAKEVKEAMLWRRSNYDLTPKLPISDAALQALLKTVAEAAPSPMNVQSGRLVLLLGDRHKKLWEIVRETLRRVVNDAEAFKATEAKIEGFAAGYGTILYYNLPQKITDLQEKYPTYAHNFPRWADQVQGVLLQSVWTALAGEGIAANIQHYNPLIDEAVAEAFDIPSDWELIGQMPFGLPGSLPEPRETDELLTVRA
- a CDS encoding acyl-CoA thioesterase; this translates as MALYRNISTREFYYQVTAADMNPNQTMHGGVIMTYMDDATGTCCHSWANQGKTDRQHGKKVFTAAFHDIRFLQSPLLDDLIRFTATIIDTGSSSMDAIVYGEIVPEQGPAILAAIGFVTYVAVYPDGSKAQVPPLAKSTETACQYARIAEQIRQQSKAVTTAIKVLNA